A DNA window from Hordeum vulgare subsp. vulgare chromosome 1H, MorexV3_pseudomolecules_assembly, whole genome shotgun sequence contains the following coding sequences:
- the LOC123410530 gene encoding uncharacterized protein LOC123410530, whose amino-acid sequence MACGGTRMEWSSLPADLVLAIFALLPSDADRVRFRAVCQGWAAVAAFWRPRPWLVGSRTDRSGQGAAMSSFWLSQAGRLVPFAAAVPSGLEYLSSSHGYLVLSDPGAVPKAITLVNPVTGRRISLPPIAFFKKWHDVATVVFSADPGGAADWAAVAAGFPANRIAYYSSASGAWTPLDFSAAGYAGVEHYRGRFYVAFKNQLCVICELECGAPPAVIPLEHVDGDDGGGGSDDDEQVPGSGRSVALDAHLVECDGQLLLVSVRDETDYNSDNDIGAGDADADGEDSTGGGGSTRVVEVHRVELVGDGAVRLVRVQDLGWHALFLGRNRAFALSPADFPACRVNCVYLLDRQGHPDGVVRVVNMESQWARLEETIYPDDGRRGLPSVGWARRGWFFPNY is encoded by the coding sequence ATGGCGTGCGGCGGTACCCGCATGGAGTGGTCCTCGCTGCCGGCCGATCTTGTTCTCGCCATCTTCGCGCTGCTCCCCTCCGACGCCGACCGCGTCCGCTTCCGCGCCGTCTGCCAGGGGTGGGCCGCGGTGGCAGCGTTCTGGCGCCCGCGGCCGTGGCTCGTCGGCTCCCGCACCGACCGCTCCGGCCAGGGCGCCGCCATGTCGTCCTTCTGGCTCTCCCAGGCCGGCCGCCTCGTGCCGTTTGCCGCCGCCGTGCCTTCCGGGCTGGAGTACCTCTCCTCCTCCCACGGCTACCTCGTGCTCTCCGACCCCGGGGCCGTCCCCAAGGCGATTACGCTGGTCAACCCCGTCACCGGCCGGCGCATCTCGCTCCCTCCCATCGCCTTCTTCAAGAAGTGGCACGACGTGGCCACCGTCGTGTTCTCGGCCGATCCGGGCGGGGCCGCCGACTGGGCCGCGGTGGCCGCCGGCTTCCCGGCCAACCGCATCGCCTACTACAGCTCCGCATCGGGGGCGTGGACGCCCCTGGATTTCAGCGCCGCCGGGTACGCCGGGGTCGAGCACTACAGGGGGCGGTTCTACGTGGCCTTCAAGAACCAGCTCTGCGTCATCTGCGAGCTCGAGtgcggcgcgccccctgccgtcATCCCGCTCGAGCACgtcgacggcgacgacggcggcggtggaTCCGACGATGACGAGCAGGTCCCTGGAAGCGGCAGGTCCGTCGCCCTCGACGCGCACCTGGTGGAGTGCGACGGCCAGCTGCTGCTCGTGTCGGTGCGCGACGAGACGGACTACAACTCGGACAACGACATTGGCGCGggcgacgccgacgccgacggcGAGGACAgcaccggcggcggcggcagcaccCGCGTGGTCGAGGTGCACAGGGTGGAATTGGTCGGGGACGGCGCGGTGCGGCTGGTGCGGGTGCAGGACCTCGGCTGGCACGCGCTCTTCCTGGGCCGGAACCGAGCGTTCGCGCTCTCGCCGGCGGACTTCCCGGCGTGCCGCGTCAACTGCGTCTACCTCTTGGACAGGCAGGGCCACCCTGACGGGGTCGTCAGGGTGGTGAACATGGAGAGCCAGTGGGCTCGCCTCGAGGAGACGATCTATCCCGACGACGGCCGGCGAGGTTTGCCCTCGGTCGGCTGGGCTCGCCGTGGCTGGTTCTTCCCAAATTATTAG